A genomic window from Paenibacillus sp. FSL K6-0276 includes:
- a CDS encoding FtsX-like permease family protein gives MNIVNKLTLRHLKQNKRRTMVTIIGVIISVAMVTAVATLGFSFMELMKKQSISTNGEWHVQYRNVTKAQLKAIEADDATKTLVISNDRGYAPLEGGQNVNKPYWYIKEYNAAGFKQFPIELLEGRLPKTNYEVVISEEIAKNAKVTYKIGETLTLDVGERVTNDDKNSGQPLSQNERLRTEDETLNEEIIHKKQMNYTIVGVIKHPTWEPTWSPGYTSLSYVDESLIGAAEKATATVVLNKVDSSIYKHAEELAKENDIESISYNNSLLRYYGVTNSDGLRNTLLSLSVIVMTVIIIGSVSLIYNAFAISVSERARHLGMLSSVGATKRQKQNSVFFEGMIIGLISIPIGILCGIAGIGITFMFINTMIQDVLGITEKLTLVVTPLSLFTACVVSILTIFISTYLPARKASKISAIDAIRQTTDVKLSGKAVKTSKFVRKLFGIEAEIGLKNLKRNKRRYQATVFSLVISIVLFLSVSSFTTNMRKSVELSQDGLNYDIQVYMGTEDAQKVDRLTKSISALPNITEYNVVRELSLSSWIDEKDIAKELQEIVEKDRSILKNGKYPYYIQIHALNEQSLKTYAETIGVNYEQLTDIDQMSAIVNDTVTFEDENAKKIIETKALHSEIGQKLDLIYTDWDTEKETNLTSVEIVALTDKRPMGIHSALVGGVNIIVSEQVFDQLTNDTMRKDIQSRLNLNSTDPLATQQAIEEMKERNVYVQNVYQNRQNSEQMIMLMSIFTYGFIALITLISIANIFNTISTSISLRKREFAMLKSVGMTPNGFNKMINYESIFYGIKSLLYGLPVSIVVMYLIYRSMMSSFSYGFALPWMSILYVIVAVFIIVSLAMLYSSSKVKKENIIDALKQENI, from the coding sequence GTGAATATCGTAAATAAATTAACACTTAGACATTTGAAACAAAATAAGCGAAGAACAATGGTTACTATCATTGGAGTCATCATTTCTGTGGCTATGGTGACGGCTGTGGCAACGCTTGGTTTTTCTTTTATGGAATTAATGAAGAAGCAGAGTATCTCGACTAATGGAGAATGGCATGTCCAATATAGAAATGTTACTAAAGCTCAGCTCAAAGCTATAGAAGCAGATGATGCAACGAAAACACTTGTCATCTCAAATGATCGTGGCTATGCCCCTTTAGAGGGGGGGCAGAATGTGAACAAGCCCTATTGGTATATCAAGGAATATAATGCAGCTGGTTTTAAACAATTTCCGATTGAACTTCTGGAAGGAAGACTCCCGAAAACTAACTATGAAGTAGTCATTTCTGAGGAGATTGCAAAGAATGCTAAAGTAACATACAAGATTGGTGAAACTTTAACTCTCGATGTCGGAGAACGAGTCACTAATGATGATAAAAATAGTGGTCAACCCTTATCTCAGAACGAACGATTACGGACTGAAGATGAAACCCTGAATGAAGAGATCATTCATAAAAAACAAATGAACTACACGATTGTAGGAGTGATAAAGCATCCTACTTGGGAACCAACATGGTCTCCGGGTTATACTTCCCTAAGTTATGTGGATGAAAGCTTGATTGGAGCAGCCGAAAAAGCTACAGCGACGGTTGTATTAAACAAGGTGGATAGCTCTATATACAAGCATGCAGAGGAATTGGCAAAAGAAAACGATATAGAGTCCATCTCTTATAATAATAGTCTGCTGCGATATTATGGTGTGACGAATAGCGATGGTTTACGTAATACACTTCTTTCATTGTCAGTCATCGTTATGACTGTGATTATCATTGGCTCTGTTTCTTTAATCTATAATGCATTCGCGATTTCTGTCTCGGAACGTGCACGTCATTTGGGAATGCTTTCCAGCGTAGGTGCTACAAAGAGGCAGAAGCAGAATTCGGTGTTTTTTGAAGGAATGATCATCGGTTTAATTAGTATCCCTATTGGGATCCTTTGCGGAATTGCAGGAATCGGGATCACTTTTATGTTTATCAATACGATGATTCAAGATGTACTAGGGATAACTGAAAAATTAACGTTGGTTGTTACACCTCTGTCCCTATTCACCGCTTGTGTAGTTTCGATACTGACGATTTTTATATCCACCTATCTTCCAGCCAGAAAAGCTTCAAAGATTTCAGCGATTGATGCAATCAGACAAACGACCGATGTTAAGCTCTCTGGTAAAGCGGTGAAAACTTCCAAGTTCGTTCGCAAGTTGTTTGGAATTGAAGCGGAAATTGGTTTGAAGAATTTAAAGAGAAATAAACGTAGGTACCAAGCAACCGTGTTCTCACTTGTCATTAGTATCGTTTTGTTTTTATCCGTATCTTCGTTCACTACTAATATGAGAAAGTCGGTAGAACTCTCACAGGATGGTTTGAACTATGATATCCAAGTCTATATGGGGACTGAGGACGCTCAAAAAGTAGATCGGCTGACTAAATCGATATCTGCCTTACCTAATATAACGGAATATAATGTGGTCAGGGAACTTAGTTTGAGTTCATGGATTGATGAAAAAGATATAGCAAAAGAATTGCAAGAGATCGTTGAGAAGGATAGGAGTATTCTAAAGAATGGGAAATATCCTTACTACATTCAGATCCATGCACTAAATGAACAGAGTTTGAAAACATATGCAGAAACGATCGGTGTAAATTATGAACAATTAACGGATATCGATCAGATGTCTGCTATTGTGAATGATACGGTTACCTTTGAGGATGAGAACGCCAAAAAGATTATTGAGACCAAAGCTCTTCATTCGGAAATCGGTCAGAAGCTTGATTTAATTTATACGGATTGGGATACAGAGAAAGAGACGAATTTAACATCAGTAGAAATTGTCGCATTAACTGATAAGCGTCCTATGGGTATTCATTCAGCATTAGTTGGTGGAGTAAACATCATCGTCTCCGAACAAGTCTTCGATCAATTAACAAATGATACGATGCGTAAAGATATTCAAAGCCGACTTAACCTGAACAGCACAGATCCATTAGCGACACAACAGGCCATTGAGGAAATGAAAGAACGGAATGTTTATGTTCAAAATGTGTATCAAAATAGACAAAATAGTGAGCAGATGATCATGTTAATGTCAATTTTCACCTATGGTTTTATTGCTTTGATTACATTAATATCGATTGCGAATATTTTCAATACGATTTCAACTAGCATATCACTTCGTAAAAGAGAGTTTGCGATGCTGAAGTCTGTAGGGATGACACCAAATGGTTTTAATAAAATGATTAATTATGAAAGTATCTTCTATGGGATAAAATCATTACTTTACGGGCTTCCGGTTAGCATAGTCGTTATGTACTTGATCTACAGATCCATGATGAGTAGTTTCTCCTATGGATTCGCACTTCCATGGATGAGTATCTTGTATGTCATAGTCGCAGTCTTTATCATCGTTAGCTTAGCTATGCTGTACTCCAGTTCAAAAGTGAAGAAGGAGAATATTATTGATGCTTTAAAACAGGAGAATATTTAA
- a CDS encoding protoporphyrinogen oxidase, with product MRTVVVIGGGITGLSTAYYLQKSIQHNKLNVKIILVESSDRLGGKIRTLQHEDFSMESGADSIVTRKTNVAPLIEELGIQDEVVYNATGISYIYTEGKLKQIPKDAVFGIPLSIESLATTDLISAEGKVEALKDFYTPNNRFTKNDSVGDFLEAFLGKELVEKQISPVLSGVYSGKLSELTIASTLPYLIDYKNEYGSIIQGLSANKAKFQGNGDKKFMSFKGGVSALVDAMEEQLSDVEIIKGIRAERIAKDGELYRVTLADGRILDSDFVVLGTMHSTAQALLQDEALNEDFNQLFNSSMISVYLGFDIPDSQLPANGTGFITANSDDVLCNACTWTSRKWEHTSGQQRLLVRLFYKSSGPHYESLIKLSEEELLKVALKDIQTSLGITGQPVTYDVTQWHDVMPNYHIRHHEIVVSLEKKIADHYPNVILAGCSYYGVGIPDCIANGEKTAERILEQVITH from the coding sequence TTGAGAACGGTCGTCGTGATTGGCGGGGGAATTACTGGATTGTCTACCGCTTACTATTTACAGAAATCTATACAGCATAATAAGTTGAATGTAAAAATCATTTTGGTTGAATCCAGCGATAGACTGGGCGGCAAAATCAGAACACTTCAGCATGAAGACTTCAGCATGGAGTCAGGTGCTGATTCAATTGTCACTCGCAAGACAAATGTAGCCCCATTGATTGAAGAATTAGGCATTCAGGATGAAGTTGTATATAACGCGACAGGAATATCATACATCTACACAGAAGGTAAGCTGAAGCAAATTCCTAAAGATGCAGTCTTTGGCATCCCTCTCAGTATTGAATCGCTTGCTACTACAGATTTGATCTCTGCTGAAGGTAAAGTTGAAGCACTTAAAGATTTCTATACTCCGAATAATCGTTTTACGAAAAATGATTCTGTAGGTGATTTTCTTGAAGCTTTCTTAGGAAAAGAACTTGTCGAGAAGCAAATATCACCTGTTCTTTCAGGTGTATATTCCGGGAAATTGAGTGAACTTACCATTGCCTCGACCCTTCCTTATTTGATTGATTATAAAAATGAATATGGAAGTATTATTCAGGGATTGTCCGCGAATAAGGCTAAATTCCAGGGGAACGGCGATAAGAAGTTTATGTCTTTTAAGGGTGGCGTATCTGCTTTGGTCGACGCCATGGAAGAACAGCTGTCCGATGTAGAGATCATCAAAGGGATTCGTGCCGAGCGCATTGCAAAGGATGGAGAACTGTACCGAGTAACACTGGCAGATGGACGAATCTTGGACAGCGATTTTGTCGTACTAGGAACGATGCATTCTACTGCACAAGCATTACTTCAAGACGAAGCGCTGAATGAAGATTTCAATCAGTTGTTTAACAGCTCTATGATTAGTGTGTATCTAGGATTTGATATCCCTGACAGTCAGCTGCCAGCGAATGGTACAGGGTTCATAACCGCCAACAGTGACGATGTTCTTTGTAATGCTTGTACGTGGACAAGTCGCAAGTGGGAGCACACATCTGGACAACAACGTCTGCTTGTCAGACTCTTTTATAAGAGCTCAGGACCGCATTATGAGTCCTTGATTAAGCTTTCAGAAGAGGAATTATTAAAGGTGGCGTTGAAAGATATACAGACCAGTCTTGGGATTACTGGACAGCCAGTCACCTACGATGTGACCCAATGGCATGATGTTATGCCAAATTACCACATACGCCATCATGAGATTGTAGTATCCTTAGAGAAGAAGATTGCAGATCATTATCCTAATGTAATCCTTGCTGGATGTTCTTATTATGGTGTGGGTATTCCCGATTGTATTGCAAATGGTGAGAAGACAGCTGAGCGCATTTTGGAACAAGTAATTACACATTAA